TAGCAGtagcaaaatacacattttagcAATTTtctaataaattaatgaatatgattAATGTCAAATTAAGAGCATGAAATACATCTTCACACACATGCAGTTGTGAATGTTTTtgtacttgaaatgtaaactttttACCCTTTAGAAACTTTTTAGATAAATGATCTAAAGTTAAAATGCTGGCCTCAATATGTCAACCAACATATCAACCCCACAGCATATAAATGAATATTAAgactaatcaaatcaaaattcataaatcaatatttttccgCAGAATTAATTTTAGATCAAAAAGGTTTTTAAGACCACGAGAAACAAAGTCAGCCAAGTATGTCGAAGTTTTTGACTTGTTCATCATTTATTATTCAACAACAGCAATAACACTGATTCCCTTACATTTCACTTTATTAAAGTAaccaaatgtaacaatttaagaATAAACCATTGAAAGACACATTTCAGTTGACCACTAATCCAAATATTGTGGCAGCACGAAGGTGTGTCCTGTTGGTTATGGCCCTGCCTTTCATACAGTACATGTTCAGTTATCTGTTGGCCATTGGCCTGTATCCCATCTCTCCCTCCAGCTGTTCGGCTGTCAAAGTTCCCAGGATAGGCTGACAGTCAGGGTTAAACACAGAGTAGGCACTCATTTCACCAGGTTGCCGTGCCTTTGGGCTTCGAAGACCCTCATAGAGCCAGTAGAATAAAGATATGAGGAAAAATGGCAGGCCAAACTCAAGTTCTGAGAAAAGACCCAACAGTACCAGCCATAGCAGCACTTTAAATAGGGTAAGATGGGTAAGAGCCAAACACTGAAACCAACGGCCAGAACTTCTGTCCAGCAAGCCGTCACTGGCACTGCCAACCTAAAAGTAGAGCAAATTGTTAGATGAGGTTTATTTGTTATTGTATTAACATGTTTGTATGAATGCATTGTTTAATCTAAAAACAAAGTATAGCAACTAAAATAATTCTGCGTACATAAGCATACATAAAGTGTATGTTTACACCTCTGTGTGTGGTATTTGAGGGCAGGTGATGATGGGCTTCAGCTCTGGTGTGTCACCACACACAGCTGGTGAATGATCGCCTGTGACTTTCATCTCGCTCTGGATCTCTGAATCGGCAGGTTTCTTCGCTTCAGTCTGGGCTTTCTTTCGGGCTCTGAATTCTGCCAGTTTACGCTCCATATTTCATAAccgaaaataataatagtaataatcagaaatcaattttatttaaattgccaCGTTCACATATCAAGACATACATGACTTCCGTTTTTGCTTCCCACTGTAACTAAATGCATCCGTCGGCAAATGTAAATTGAACACACCTGTTCTCCTCCAGGAGGCGCTTGACGGCTCAGAAAGCCGAATCCTCCATTGAGCCGCATACAAATTTCTGGGCGTTTTAGGCTCGCtggaaacatttataaaaaaaataaaaacttgaatgcTTTTACATGgattaattcaaaatattggtaCCTGACATACAAATTAGAACCCGACCAACCAATaactttaaaatgatttttataaatgtattttacagtAATCACAATTCTCTGTGATTAGTCCAGCCTagtcagcgctgagaaaagtaccATATATCATGTGATAAATCCGGTCACGTTCACGTTCCGCttattctctgtttttgtttCTTACGGTCACTTTTATGGCTGCACCGGCCGGAAGTTTGTGCGTGTCACAGAGGAGGCTGTGAACAGGCACTGGGAAAACGACGTAAGTgcatcaaaaaattatttaggtgTACAATATATTTGCCTGTTAAGGTTTGAGAGAACGATTAACCAGTGGCGTCACGCTGGACAGAACAAACGTTGCATGAAGATGACAGTTAAACCAGCAAAGCTCTCATTGTCATACATACGAATATAATACACACATTCAGTGATGCGCATTGTTTGCATTTAATTGAAATCAATGTATTCTGGAAGTGCCTTGCTATTTATTtagtatattttaatttatactctcctctttttttcttttttcccccttatATACCTTGCTATTTATACTAAATAAATAGCAAGGCACTTCCAGAATACATTGATTTCAGTTAACTGCAAACAATAACAAAGGTGGTCGCATAAAcgtaatgtttatttaaaatattacgaCAACGAAAACACAAGGCCACAGATGAAcaacatttataaacattttgaggtttttgaaaattctctcatcatttactcaccctcatgccatcccagatgtgtatggctttctttaatctgctgaacacaaattaagatttttagaagaatatttcagctctgtaggtccagacaatgcaagtgaatagtgatcaaaactatgaagcttcaaaaaggacataaaggcagcataaatgtaacccataagactccagtggtttaatctatgtcttttgaagcaatccgATTGGTTTTGGGTTAGAAGAGAAAAATATGTAACTCTTGCCACTGCAGTctgtaggcacaatcatgatttcaagttcagttacacttcctagtgcttgatgcatgcgcagagcgctagatggcactagaaagtgtaatcgagcttcaaatcatgattgccaaggagactgttgatgtCAAGGTTTGTAGTGAaaatggagttacattttggtctgttctctcccaaaactgattggattgctgcagaagacatggatttaaccactggagtcttatgggttacttttatgctccctttatgtgatttttggagcttcaaagttttggttaccattctcttgcattgtatggacctacagagctgagatattcttctaaaatcttattttgtgttctcctgaagaaagaaagtcatactcatctgggatggcatgagggtgagcaaatgatgagagaatttttgggtgaactttccctttaatatgTATTGCAAAGTGTTGTTTGGCATTTTTTGGTGGTGAAACCAACTCACAAAATTGCAAATTTGTCTGTTGCCTGGTACCAGTGGTAAACAACCGCCAGTAGTTCTCATGTTGGGGATGTTGGGGCAATCAAACTCAGGTTGTGGTCTTCATTGATCGGTGTAGGCCTATCATGCGTAAATCATCCTATAGAATGTCACATCAGCATTGTTTTAACTCCTCAGAATTGCTATCACAGACATCGGTTGTAAATCTCCACCGTGGCGTGAGCCAGTATGGCCTCTGCCCCAGCACAGCAGCCCACACTCACTGTAGAGCAAGCGCGAGGTGAGATATCCGTTCTTACTGTATACAATCAGTGGTCATGGCACGACTTGGACTCAGCCAATCCATTGTCTCATTCATTGCAGTTGTTCTGAGTGAGGTGATCCAGGCGTTCTCTGTGCCTGAGAATGCAGCCCGCATGGAGGAAGCCAGAGAGAGCGCCTGCAACGACATGGGCAAGATGCTGCAGCTAGTGCTGCCTGTGGCCACCCAAATCCAGCAGGAAGTCATCAAAGCATACGGCTTCAACAATGAGGGAGAGGGTGAGAAGGAATATGCAATCCACCACTGCAATTAATggcataaaaatgtttttttttttttttttaaatcaccattCTAACTGATGTGTTTGGGCTTTCAGGTGTTCTCAGATTTGCCCGACTAGTGAAGATGTATGAAACTCAGGACCCAGAGATTGCAGCCATGTCAGTGAAACTCAAGAGTCTTCTTCTGCCACCTCTTTCCACTCCTCCCATTGGCAGTGGAATCCCAACTTCATAGAACTAGTTCCAGTTCCAAACATTTTCAACCATAAATAGTGCATAGTGCAAATACAGTCAGTTGTATCCAAATATTATCTCTAAGAGTTAAGGATCTTGAAGTCAGTTTTAACACTTTTCATCTCAAGTAACTTAAACTGAGGTTAATTAAACATTGCTTGGGATACAACGTTTCAATAAAAAGTAAACTTCTACATTCCCATTTACTTTCAGTTAAATGACTAGAATTCAAaagatttctttttttccctcatatttattatttttcatatctcATTGGATAACAATGTCCAATGTGCATATATTTATCAAGCATAACACTCATTTGTTAGGGCCTTTTGAAGGTCTGGTTTCATTGTAAAGCTTTTTatacattttccatttattaatttCTTACTGGTTGCTCATATAAGTATATAGTCAACATTTATACTCGATAACCTGTGACCCTGTTCTTATGCTCATTGCTGTTTGCAAAACTATTATCAGATCAGTGTTTATCCAAtaaagagtcttttttttttttactgagtgtAAAGACCTTTCATGAAATGTCTGTGTCCTTCAGTGAATGTGAATACTGTGAAATATTAAGcagtgtttcacttttaataATATTACTCAATGACATATTTTCCGAACATTTGTTAAATATTATGATTAGATAGAAATGCTGTTTTATTAGGAATAATGAGAAAATGAAAGCTTTAATAACTGACTATTATTTAACATCCATTAAATTTCCACAAGATGTTGAAAAATGCATAATGCACACTGCGTCATCATTATGAATTTCATTGTCCATTTAATTTTTAGAAAGAGTTAGCCAAACACGCCAATCCTACTCAGCATGCCAAGTACCGGTGTGAAACTCAAGCATTATTTTGTCTCACCAGAGGGTTATTTTCCAGGGCAATATTGCTTTTCTTCAGCAACAATTGCTGCAAatgagtattttagcatttaaataCTCTATATTgctatgtgaatttttttttttcatgtatgtGTAGACATACTTTCTTTTAGCTTGTGACAGAGCAGCACtcaatgtatacagtatatacttttatTGCAATAACTTGAATTACTTGAAGTTAAGCACTTAGAATTTCTTACACCCTTCTTGGAAGTGATGCATCCTTAAGGGGGCATACTACCATTACAATCATGAGTATGCTGTTATTGTTCATTAAATAGTGTGATACTCCGCTAACAGCAAGGTTATTGTAATGATCTTCTGACATTGTTTgcctaaacatcttaaaatatgCAAACCACAACTGGAGTCTTAGACAGACAGCTAAtgttcattaagtcaagtcattttttttcatatagcacttttcacaacacacatagtttcaaagtagctttacagaaaactatgctgtaacataaaattatgctgtaatcTCTGTAATGCCTTAAGTCCTCTTTGAGCAGTTAAAAGAAAaacgtgattgaaaatcatgctttaaaaattatttgtcttatGCCCCCAGTGAGCACGCCAagggtgactgtggcaaggaacacaaaactgcataagatgttagttaatggagagaagaagaagaaaaagaaaactgaGGGAGACCTTTCCCCTCTGCTAGTTGTATTGCTAGTCTACTTTTGAATGTGTGCTAAAAAGCTTCTTTTAAAAGCTCAAACCAAAATAATACAGTTGCACTCTACCTGTGGTGTAGTCTACAATTGCTAAGATATGTTATGTCCACTTCTGACTGTGTTgtgatcccagatgtgtacaactgtctttctttagcagagcacaaacaaagatttttagaagaatgtttcagctctgtaggtccataaaaagcaagtgaatgggtgccaaatttttgaagctccaaaaagtacttatagccatcataaaagttatccatacgactccagttgattaattaatgtattctgaagcgaaacgctaggtgtctgtaaggaatagatcaataattaaaactttttcaCTAGTTCACTAAAATAAACTGGCAGCAGGGGTGTAGCCAAGGGTGGGACCCTGAATATTATACATTATTCTCTGACTTTGAATATATATctataaaatggtaaaaaaaataaaaaaaattaaatcatgaATTCTGATATCTGAAAATCGATTCTTTAACAAATCGTAACAAATTTGTGAAGCTAAGggtgtaggtttggtttgaaagttggtagtgACATATTGCAAGTtagtcatattgtcatattcgcCACATCGTAAAAAACATATACAAAACATGTCAAAACTCCACGAAGCAGAACGAACAAACATATTGCCTAGAACAATCGTTTAAACTGGATCATGCACTCTACATTTGACTATATATTACATGTTAAATTTTTGATAGAAAATAGTGAGACAGCTAGCACTTGTAACTTAATGGTCCACCATAACACAGGGAGTCAGGATAACACAAACTGCGCTATTTGGTGGGCTATTTTACACTGTCATGTAAAAAAGCGAGCCTGCACAGCAAaaggaaataaacaaaaatgaaccTCCAGGTTTGCCAACCTCTTCCTCTTTGCCTTTCTCTTCTGAGACCGGTTCGGTAAATCTGAGTATATGCGTTGTTTTATTTGAAGATCTTCACTATTAATCCGTCACGATGTAGTGCAGGTGCCTATATCTTAAGGTAAGTGGCAGGGTGAGTATTAACTACCCTGCTATTTACTTGTGTGTCTCTAATGTTTACTTTGACGTTTGTTTTGCAGGACTATTTACTTCTGATGCTTCGGTAAGCATACGGATATGGTGAGTACCCTTTTTTGTTATTGGTAGTAGCTTTAAAGAGAATTCTATATTTTCCCGGGAATCCACTGTCCGCAGCAGACAGGATTTTTTCACCTGTTCCTCTGTGCGTTCGCTCAGGTGTATGCCCTCCTGAGCTGATATTTAGACCGtgagaaaataaatgtacaatcCTACACCACAGAGCTTCTGTTCGCTGTGGCtgggtgtttaaatatttttgtatgatttgatgatttctatttttgtGAATCTTTATTGCTGCTGTATGCTATTACCGTATGTACAGTACACACACTAACCTATTGCCTTATCTCGTAAACCCTGCTCTACAGACAGTCCGTTTGTTAGGACTTGCATTTCTTGAATACTCTTTACAGCTGTATGCAGCTGGTTGGCTGGTCCTCTGttattatatatttcatatattgctttatatttatatacactaagGGTTTATATCCATGAGGCAACCACTGTGCAGCTGTTGCCGTACCGCTATGCACCCTTGTGATAGCCACTGTGAATGTCCTTCATGTTTGGGTATGTCCTATCTACTAGAGGATATTGTAAAGCCATGTGCAGCTGTAGCCGATTTATCTCTGCAAGAGAGGGTGCAAAGAGCTAGACTTTTTGAGTGAGTAGCTTGTGACAGAAGAGACCCGTCATCTAGATAATTATCAGATACGCATTCCCTTAAGCACAGAAGGGAACGTTCTCCCACTAAGGCCCATGGCGGACCTGAGTATTCTGGTGCTCCCCATGATAAATGGTCAAAAGCCACAGATGCCCAAGCTGACACCCAACTACAAATCTTAGCGACCTAGCTGGGAAAGTGAACCATCTTAGTCTCCGGAAACTAGCGGTAGGTACACAGCAGAGTACAGTACCATCTGCAGTCTCTTCTGAAAATGAGTTCCCTTCATATCAGGAGGAGAAATGTGAGCTTCCTGACATTATTTCTCTTCATGTTTATGATTCACTTTATGGCAGTAATGAGCATAACGTGAGTGAAGAGGACCAGGAGGATGAGTTCAGATCTTCCGTTACCATTGGGGAACACACAATCTGACATTCTCCCCAGAATCCTCAGTGCCACAAACATTTTGGGTCTTGATAGACAGTACAAAATTTCTGCGGCAACAGCAGTGCAAGGGGTGTGGGCCGGTGTTTCCCACCCCCAAACTTTATTTTCTGTTCCTGTCACTGAAGATTATTCACAGATGCTCAGGAAAGCTTGGAACAACCCCAAGGCTGCACCCCAGTTCAATGCTGGTTGCAGGTATTTTGCTAAAATACAGTATGCTCCAGAAATGGGCATGGGTGGCATGTCTGCGGTAGAACACGATATGGCAGCCTTAACACCACTAGGCCCAGATTGAGTTACTGATAACCCACACTGTCCCCagaagaaatatgaaaaaaaacCCAGATAATTTAGTATATCGGGTCTATAATTCAGCCACACATGCAGCCCAGTAGGGTAATGCACTGGCCATAGTTCTGGCCACACTGCGGAGTCATAACTCCAGAGGACCGTGACAATATGTGTTTGGTCAATGCAGCCCTGTCTACACACTCCAGACTTACAAGGGACTCTGTGTCATTGGCAATACTCACTCGTAGGCAGATCTGTTTGGCCAAGACTTCTCTGCTTGATACTATCAGGAGGGAACTAACCTACATGCCAGTTTTACCAGGCCGTGTGTTCCACCCAAACTCTAAGGCTAAGCAGGCACTACACAGAAGAGAATCGTTGCATCACACGTTTGGTCACTCGAGGGCAGCTAGGCAGCCGTACAGAGGTGTTAAACCCCCTCAGCCTCCTCGCTTCAATCGTCCGGATTCATGGGAGTATGACAGAAGACAGAATAGCTGTTTTCAGATGTTTGACATAGGCAGGCTTGCCAGACAAACTCTGCAATACACTCGAGGGGCCCAATCTCATTCCTCACCTAAAGGTGTACCCCAGAGGATGTGGAATCCCAGGGACTCTGGCCCTCACAGAGGAACCGCAAAGCAATTTTGGGGGAGTTGATGAAATCTGTTCCCAGCTATGCCTGGACAGCTAGGAGGAGAAAACTTCAGATCCTTGGGTACTCGCTACAACAAAAAAATGGGTACAGAATCCAGTTTCGGTGACACCCTGTCCCTTTTTCAGGAATCCATATGACTACGGTCAAGGACCCAGCCCAGGCACAAATCTTGTCGAAAGAAATCACGACTCTGTTACAAAAAAAGGCAATTTCCCAGGTAAGCCCTAGTGAACAGCTCACTGGGTTTCATTCAAATTATTTCCTCATGCCGAAGAAAGATGGTTGACTTCAATCCATCTTAGGCCTGAGACAGCTGAATGCATTCATAAAGGAGTTAACTTTCCAAATGTTGACTACCGCACAAATTTTGAAGGTCATAAAACTAGTAAAGTGGTTCACGTCAATAGACCTCGGGGACGTGTATTTTCATGAGCCCATTTATCCAAAACACAAAAATGCATCCAGGCTTTGCATCCATGGAGGAATGGGAAGGTGCTGTCTCAAGGGATCCCTTTAGGGAACATTCTGGCAAGAAGAATGGTGGTGACTAGAGGTGCTTCCCTGaacgaatgtgtgtgtgtgggggggggggctttaGGAAGGCAGGAAGGTCAGAGGCTCGTGGGTGTTTTCTTGGACCATGGAGCATATCAGTGTGCTGGAGTTGAGGGCAATCCATCTGTCCTTATGACATCTGTTTCCATTTCTATGGGGCAAGCATTTCCTGGTAAGGACAGACAACATGTTTGTGGTATATCATATCAATCATCAGGATGACCCCAGATCACTGCGTTGCCTCCAGGAGACCAAGAAGCTTCTAATCCAGACAGCTGACCTCCTGTCTTGGACCGGACCACTTCCAAAGGAGTGACGGTTACACCCAGAGGTGGTCCATCTTATATGGGCTCAGTTTGTCAGAGCCCACACCAACCTATTTGCATCCGCCAAAACAACCCACTGCAAGATGTGGATTTCACTGAGTGGTCACGGTGGGCCTCTGGAACTAGATGCACTGTCGCAAAGGTGGCCGGGAGGATTATTGTACACTTTTCCACCTCTGTATTTAATTCCCCATGTGCTCAAGCGAGTGGCATTGGGCCATTACAGGATTTTACTGATCACCCCAAAATGACCAAGGTGACACTGGTTCCCATTCCTCCTGCATCTGATCCAGGGCCACCCATGGCCAATACCAATGAGAGCAGACCTTCTCTCTCAGGCGAAAGGTCAGGTTTGGCACCCAAAGCCAGTCACACTACAGCTCTGGGTTTGGCCTCTTCTCAGTCTCTCCTTTAGGAGTTAGACGAGGCAAACCTGAGGACCATAAACAGTGCCAAAGCACCTGCCACTTGggaaaattacttaaaatatgGCATGTGTTCTCAATATGGTGTCAAGAAAGAAAGCTGGACCCCACTAAATGTGGTATTGATTCCGTTCTTTGCTTCTATCAGTCGCTCTTAGACTCGGGAAGAAGGGTCAGCTCGGGAAGAAAGGTCAACACGATAAAGGTTTATGTTGCAACTATCTCTCACTGTCATGTCTTGGTTAAGGGCTTGACTATCGGAAAACACACTTTGGTGTCAGTTCCTCAAAGGGGCACACCGTCTGTGCCGATAGACAAATTTAAGATCACCATCATGGGATCTTCCAATAGTCCTATAATCTCTGAACAAAACCCTGTTTGAACCATTGGACTGGGCTGACCTTAAATCCCTAACGTGAAAACAGTTTTCCTTCTTGCTATCTGTTCAGCCAAAAGAGTTGGTGAGTTAAATTCTTTATCAGTGAGTGAAGACTGTCTTAGATAGAAGGCAGATTACTTGGGAGTTTCCCTTTGGCCAAATACAACTTTTCTGCCTAAGGTGCTTAATTCTTGCACAGTCAATCATGTAATTGAACTCTGAGTATTTCAACCTGTCCGACGTTACTTAGGTACAGGG
The nucleotide sequence above comes from Myxocyprinus asiaticus isolate MX2 ecotype Aquarium Trade chromosome 25, UBuf_Myxa_2, whole genome shotgun sequence. Encoded proteins:
- the LOC127416262 gene encoding SAYSvFN domain-containing protein 1-like, whose amino-acid sequence is MERKLAEFRARKKAQTEAKKPADSEIQSEMKVTGDHSPAVCGDTPELKPIITCPQIPHTEVGSASDGLLDRSSGRWFQCLALTHLTLFKVLLWLVLLGLFSELEFGLPFFLISLFYWLYEGLRSPKARQPGEMSAYSVFNPDCQPILGTLTAEQLEGEMGYRPMANR
- the grcc10 gene encoding protein C10 — encoded protein: MASAPAQQPTLTVEQARVVLSEVIQAFSVPENAARMEEARESACNDMGKMLQLVLPVATQIQQEVIKAYGFNNEGEGVLRFARLVKMYETQDPEIAAMSVKLKSLLLPPLSTPPIGSGIPTS